The sequence below is a genomic window from Nostoc flagelliforme CCNUN1.
ATGCAATTGGCACTAAGGAGTTGGGGAACCGTCGCCACCAGTACTAAATGGTATATTGCCTCCTTGTGGAATTCCATACTTAGCAAAGTCGAAACTATCAGCCGTTGGAATTCCATACTTAGCAAAGTTGAAACTATCAGCCGTTGGAATTCCAGCGCTACCCAAACTAAAGCTGCCTTCTTGTGGAATTCCATACTTATCAAAATCGAAGCTGCCTTCTTTGGGAATTCCATACTTATCAAAATCGAAGCTGTCAGCCGTTGGGATGCCAAAAGCGCCTCCAGGTGCGAAAGGATCGCTGGGATTGCTAGTCTGACCACCACCATTAACGGGATTACCAAAAACAGAATTTGTATCAGATGCCATTAGAGTTAATTCTCCTATTAGGATATAAATTTTGCTTCATTAATAAATGTCAAAAACGCAAAATTAAGCTTCCTTAGTAGCTTTTTTATGGTTTTTTTAATTGCTAATATTGAGATTATCGAACTGAATTACAGAGTGTTTTTATTAAATTTACCGAGTAAAAAAAACCTGCAATTCACGCTGGTTATGTCAATTAATATAAAAAAATTAACTTATTTTTACAATGAAAAATCTTTAGATGCTTGTGCCAAATCTTTAGATGCTTGTGTCAAATATTTAGATACTTTTACTACTGGAATTTGCAGGGTAAGATCATTGAAATTGGTATAAATCAGACTTGACAAATGAGCATCATGAGTAAAAAGACAGCAATGCGTGTTTTAAAAATTTAAAGGAGCAGATTATTCCTATAGCAATCAGATTTGATTGCGTGAAAAAATTTAAGTATATGTAGGGTGCGTTAGGAGGGAGTCCGTAACGCACTAAAGTCTTTGGACTGTAGATTTATCTTTAATTTTTAATTTTTTGACGATGGTTAGCAGCTTGTAATAACAGAGATTCGGCAAATGTGATCGCGTCACTTGCAGATTTACCACCAGCTAACTGCGCTAGTTCTTCCCGGCGAGTGTTTAAATTATCCAAGGTAGTAACTCTGACAACGGTACGCTGTTCGGCGTTGTCATTGTTGGCTTTTTTACCTTTGCCTTGATTGATAGTTTGCTTATCTACGCGGAAATGGCGATCGGCCATTGCTGCAACTAAAGGCTGGTGAGTAACACATAATACTTGGTTGCGTTGACTTAGCTGGTGTAATTTTTCAGCGATCGCTTGGGCGACTCTTCCCGAAACACCGACATCAATTTCATCAAAAACCATTGTCCCAGCCACATCAACCTGAGAAAAACAAGCTTTCAGCGCCAGTAAAAAGCGGCTCATTTCCCCGCCGGAGGCAACTTCCGTTAAAGGTTGCAGGGGTTCTCCAGGGTTGGAACTAAACATAAAGGTAATTTTATCTGCTCCCATAGCAGTTGGGGGAGCAGGCACTATCTCAACCAGAAACTTCACTTTTTCCATCGCTAGGGGCTTGAGTTCAGCGATCAAACGTGATTCTAAATTAGCAGCCGCTTTACTCCGCAATTGAGTTAACTGATTACTTGTTTGGGTAAGTTTCTCAAAACATGCCTTTTCTTGCTGTTCTAGACTTTCGATAGATTGTTCGCTGTCGTTGAGTTGGGCTAATTCCCCTTGGATACGTTGGTAATAAGCGATCGCTTCTGTAAGTGTTGGGCCATACTTGCGGCAAATTTGCTTTAATTCCTGAATTCGTTCTTCCACCTCTTCCAATCGGTGTGGATCGGCTTCTAATCCATCCCCATAAGCATTAATCTGCCTTCCCACTTCCATTACCGCAGCTTGCGCGTCCCGCACCAATTCTAATAGGGGTTGCAATTGCGTATCATATTCCACCATGTCATTTAATATCGCCTCACTGTCTCCCAATAAATCACCTGCGGCGGGAGTTTCATTATCGTTTTGATACAAAGCCTGATAAACCTTGTAACTCATTTGTTGCAAATCGACGACATGATTTAGGCGTTCCCGTTCTTGTCCCAACTGTTCCAATTCATCAGGTTCGCTGAGATTGGCTGCTCCCAGTTCTTGCACTTGATAAGTGAGTAAGTCGAGTTGTTGTAAGCGTTCCCGTTCTGATGTGCGGCGTTTTTCTAGTGCTAAAATCGCCTGTTGGTAAGCACTGAAACTTGTGGCAACTTTATGACGTTGCTGCATCAGAGAATCACCGCCATATAAATCCAACCAATCGCGGACTTGAGCAGATTGTCCCACTTGTACAGTTTGACCTTGGGCTGTGATTTCCACCAAGCGATCGCGCATTCCTCCCATAATCTGGCGATTGACCAACACGCCATTCACCCGCGATCGACTGCGGATATTACTAGCAGTAGCTGTGATTTCTCGGCTAATAACTACGGAATTTTCATCAAGCAAATCTATTTCTTGTTCGGTCAACCAAGCAGCGAGGGGGGCGTTTGAGGTGAAAGTAGCTTCTACCATCGCCCGACTTGTCCCCGTGCGAATGACTCGACTAGAGACTTTACCGCCCAAAGCGGCATCAATGGCATCCAAGATAATCGATTTTCCAGCGCCGGTTTCACCTGTTAACACATTTAGTCCCGCGCCAAATTCCAATTCAAGTTGGTCAATTAGGGCAAAGTTTTCAATTCGCAGGCAAAGCAACATCAAGCCAAATTCTCCATGAGGGCAGATGCCGGATACTTCCAACTTACAGGATAATAAGTTTTATCTTTGAGCAACTAGCAATACCTAATACTATTGAACTAGTATGCCCGTTTAAGTGTAGCAGACCACTGGGTACTGGCGATTGGGTACTGAAAAAGAATTATTTTAATTCTAATGCTCAATGCCTAATGGCCCATGTCCAATTCTTCAACATATTGTTACAATCCTTAATGTGATCGTTCTGACTGGTGGCCTTCTTCATGATTGTTAAGACACTTCCCCCTAGTTCCCGACCGATTCAGGAGGACAGCCGCAACGGCATAAATAGCCGAGGCGAACTGGACGTTATTGATGTAGTACCAGAAAATGGTACACCAAGCTTAGTTGTGCGCTCGCCAAGACTCTTAGCAGCCCAACAGTTGAGAACAACAGCCCAACCTGAGATTCTTTACGATCCCGTAGGCATAGCGGCGCATTACCAAAACAGAAAAATGCAAGTTGTACGGCGGATTTTCGCCGTGTTGGGACCGGCTCTATCCTTTGTTTTTGGGTTGTGGTCGGATAGTAAACGGGGAATTGTCGTCAAAAATGACCGCCGCCGAGCCACTCAGCTACGAGTATTGCTGACCAAATTAGGGCCTGCTTACATCAAAATTGGACAAGCTTTATCTACCAGACCGGATCTGGTTCCTCCCGTATACTTAGAAGAATTAACTAAACTACAAGACCAATTACCGCCTTTTCCTAACGAAATTGCTTACCAGTTTATTAAAGAAGAACTAGGCGCACCTCCAGAAGAGGTTTACGCCGAACTCTCGGCCCAGCCAATTGCTGCGGCTTCATTGGGGCAAGTGTATAAAGGTAAGCTAAAAACTGGTGAAGAAGTTGCTGTTAAAGTTCAACGCCCCGACTTAAGAGAGGGGATTACCATTGACTTATATATCTTGCGTAACCTTGCTTCTTGGGTGCAGAAAAAGGTCAAACGGGTAAGAAGTGATTTAGTTGGGATTCTCGATGAATTAGGCGATCGCATTTTTGAAGAGATGGATTACATCCATGAAGGCGAAAATGCGGAGCGATTTTTCGAGTTATACGGTCACATGAAAGACGTATATGTACCGAAAATTTACTGGGAATACACCAATCGCCGCGTCTTGACGATGGAGTGGATTAACGGTACTAAATTAACCCAGACAGAAGAAATTAGCGCCCAAGGCATAGATGCTCGTTATCTAATTGAAGTGGGTGTGCAGTGTTCCCTGCGCCAGTTGCTAGAACATGGATTTTTCCATGCAGATCCCCACCCTGGTAATTTGTTAGCAACAACCGATGGCAAGTTAGCTTACCTCGACTTTGGGATGATGAGCGAGATTAAGCCACCACAGCGTTATGGTTTAATTGAAGCGATCGTCCACGTCGTCAACCGCGACTTTGAAGGATTAGCAAAAGACTACGTTAAGTTAGATTTTTTATCACCAGAAACCGATTTAACACCAATTATCCCAGCTTTTGCGAGAGTCTTTGCTGATGCCGAAGGAGCCAGTGTTGCCGATCTTAATATTAAAAGCATCACCGATGAACTATCGGCTTTGATGTATGAGTATCCTTTCCGGGTACCGCCCTACTACGCCTTAATTATTCGCTCCTTGGTGACACTCGAAGGTATTGCAATATATATAGATCCCAATTTTAAAGTCCTCAGCGAAGCTTATCCCTACGTTTCTAAACGCCTGTTAACCGATCCAGCACCGCAATTAAGAGCATCATTGCAAGATTTGCTATTTAAAGATGGCAGATTTCGCTGGAACCGCTTAGAAAACTTGTTAAAAAATGCGCGTAATAGTCAAGACTACGACTTTAATTTAGTGCTGAATCAGGGGATAGAGTTTCTAGCATCTGAACGCGGTGCTTTTATTCGTGACAAGCTAGTAGATGAATCTGTTAACGGACTCGATGCTTTAGGTAAAAATGTTTTGCATAACTTCACCTATTTGCTGCGGGAACGCGTTGGGTTGACAGCAGTTAATGAAACTCCGGCGGCGACAGTTGAGCAACAACAAACCTTGGAGCATATCAAACGTATATTAGGTATTCTCCGAGAAACACGAGGCTTTGATCCAATGGAACTTGCGCCCAAAATTGCCCAGTTATTGGTAAATTCAGATGTACAACGTTTGGGTCAACAAATTGCCAACCGCTTTACGCAAAAGGCTGTAGCCAGATTAATTCGGCAATTATTGGCATCTTAGTAAAAGTTATGAGTTGAAGAAGAATGCAGAATTCAGAATTCAGAATTCAGAAATCTTGATGCTCTGTACGAGACGCTGCACGTAGCTTGCTTCCACGTTTGCGGAACGTGCCGTATGCAAGTGGTACGACAGGGTCAGTAAACATCGCACAGAATTAAATTCTGAATTCTGACCGGAGCAACGGAAACGTCTCCGGCTCCGCTCCTGACTTCTGAATTATTTTTGATTAAAAACTTTCTTTAACTCATAAATAATTCATTACTAGCAACTATATAACCCAACTCTTCCAGCTTTTCTAAGACCTTTGTTGCACTTTGGGCAACACTTTCTTGGTTCGTTTTGCATTCGACTTCCGGACGGAGTGGTATTTCATAAGGATCATCAATACCAGTGAAGTGCTTAATCTCCCCGGATCTTGCTTTTTTATATAACCCTTTTACGTCTCGCTGTTCACAAACTTCTAATGATGCATTGACGTAAACTTCAATGAAATGTGGAATACTTTGGCGCACTTGTTCCCGAATTTCGCGGTATGGTGAAATGGCCGAAACCAATACAATTACATTATTTCTGGTAAGAAGATGAGCCACAAAACCAATGCGCCGAATATTCTCTTCTCGATCCTCTTTACTGAAACCCAATCCTTTGCATAGGTTTTGACGTACCGCATCCCCATCCAGAACTTCAACTCTGTATCCCTGTATCCGCAGTTCCTTCTCCACGAATTTACAGATAGTAGTTTTACCTGCACCACTTAGACCAGTAAACCATACTGTTACGCCATACTCTTGTTGTTTCATCTTACCTCCGTCTTGCACTTCAAATGGCACACCAAAAAAATGCTTTTTTGGCTAATTTAAGGTCAATAAATATACATTGGAGGGTGTTGTGGCTTTATGGACAATACAATTGCAAACTTTTAACTTTCCTCTTGGGGATAACCATTTTTCTCGCGTTTGAGGCTTTCTTCTAAGGCTTGAATTTGTTCGCGTCTAGCTTCCAATTCTAAAGAACGCCGCGCTAAGTCTTGGTTTTGCAACGTCAGGGATTGTCGCCAATGTTCTGCTCGTTCGGCTTCGTGCTGCAAAAATTCCGGAGTAATGCCTATGGTGAGATAGCTTTGTACCAGATGGAGTACCCAGTTGGTGGCATCTTCTAGTCTTTCAATGTCGCCTGTAGAGGAAAGTTCTACTAAAACAAGCAAGTTTTCACTCATAACTTTTCCCTTCCCTAGCAGAATGAAAGCCTCTTCTGGAATTATCGCCCACAAGTTATCAGCTTCTTGACGCGCCAACAAGCGTAACTGGTGCTGGTCTAAAAAATCGTTTTTACGCACCTGGGCTAGATATAGCATGAGGGTCGCTTCGCTCCAATTAAAAATTAAAAATTAAAAATTAAAAAATTTAATAAAATAATAAGTCCCAGAATTGAGATTTGGATCTTGTTAATTTGGTAATGGGTAATTGGGAATTATTGACACTCCTATTTATTACCCATTACAGTTATCCTAAGCCACGCAGGCGATCGCTACGACAACCCCTTCAGACGCTCGCGCAAAATTTCAGCTTGCTTTTGTGCTTCTGCTAACGCATCCCGCGCTCCCTGTACCACATCAGCCCTAGCTCTATCTACGAAACTAGGATTGTTTAATCTGGTACTCAGGGATTGAACTTCGGCTTCAGCTTTACTCAAGCTTTTTTCTAGCTTGGCACGCACAACTTCAATATCTACCACACCGCTTAGAGGAATTAGCACCTGTATTGTACCAATTACACCTGCGATCGCATTTTCTGGTTCTTGTGATTGTTCTAATTCTTTCTGCGGAAAAAACTGTCTCCATAACTTTTGTCTAGCTTGAGCAGTGAGTAAATTTTGGCTAACAAACCACGCTGTGTAACCAAAACCAACTAGTTCAAAGAAAGTTCCGATGATAGGAATGTCATCAATGGCATTTCCCGCAGCTAAACCAACTCTACCAAAGACAATAGCCACGATAATTAAACCAATTGTCTTCAAACCCCTCTGAGGTTTTTTCGCAGCAACAGTTTGGTTTTCTTGCTTGTCGGTAATAGTTAAAGTCCCAACCTTCGCCAAATCTTTAATGTAATCTTGTCCAGCAGTGAGAATTTCTCGCTCTTTCTCACTTTCAGTTTGCAAATTCGCTGTCACTTTTACCCCTGGCTTAATATCCGCCTCAGCCCGCAAATTCCGAATTGTGCGGATAGTAGCAATCAGCAATTCAAACTGTTCTTCTAAAGCTGAATCAATCAACTTTGCATCTACCTGGGGATAGATTTGTAATGGTAAAGTTTGCGGGGAATCTGTTGATTGTTGGGTGAGAGTCTGCCAAATTTCTTCGGTAATATGAGGCATGAAGGGATGAAGCAGTTTCATAATCCCTTCTAGTATATAGCCGAGGGTTTGCTGTGCTACCCGCCGCGATACTGGATCGGCATCTGCTTGCAATCTAGATTTCACTAGTTCAATATATTGATCGCAGAAATCACCCCAGATGAATTCGTAGAGTCCCTTAGCTGCTTCCCCTAAACCATAATTATCGATGTAATTAGTGGTTTGTTTGATAACTTGATGATACCGCGAGATAATCCAGCGATCGCTCAATTCTGTGGCTACTGGATTCCCCAATTGTTGCGGTGTCTGTCCATCCAAATTCATCATCACAAACCGGGCAGCGTTCCACAACTTGTTTGCAAAGTTGCGCGATGCCTCTACAGATGCCGATTCATCCTTTTTGCGATCGTATTCCAAGCGGATATCTTGACCAGCACCAGCCACTTCCCTAATTAAGGTATACCGCAGGGCATCAGTACCATATTTGTCAATTAATAACAATGGGTCAATGCCATTACCTTTGGTCTTTGACATCTTCTGACCTTTTTCATCCAGCACCAAACCATGAATGTAAACTGTTTGGAAAGGTATTTGCTGCGTAAAATGCCCAGCCATCATAGTCATTCTGGCTACCCAGAAAAAGATGATGTCAAAGCCTGTCACCAAAGTAGTAGTCGGGTAATAAGTTGCTAAATCCTGAGTTTGTTCTGGCCAGCCTAAAGTCGAAAATGGCCAGAGTCCAGCAGAAAACCAAGTATCCAGTACATCTGGGTCTTGTTCTAGCTGGACATTTTCACCAAATTGTGATTTAGCTTTTTCCCAAGCTTCGGTTTCCAATTTTGCTACGACAAAGGGCGTGTTATCGGTAATTTGCCCATCCGTTTCACTGACCGCGTACCAAGCCGGAATTTGGTGTCCCCACCATAATTGGCGAGAGATACACCAGTCAGTGAGTTTTACTAGCCAATCACGATAGACCTTTGTCCAGCGTTGGGGGACAAACTCTGGAGAAGTTTGCTGGTCGAGGAATTCGAGAGTGTTGTCAGCTAGGGGGCGAATTTTGACGAACCACTGAGTCGAGAGGAGGGGTTCAATGGGTACTTTACCGCGATCGCTGTAGGGAACGGTATGCTTATAATCTTCTATCTTCACCAAAAAGCCATCTGCTTCTAGGCGAGAAACCACATTTTTTCTAGCAACAAAGCGGTCTTGTCCTTGAAACTCCCCAGCGTTGGCGTTGAGAGTGCCGTCTTTGTTCATAATGTTGATGAACGGCAGATTGTGGCGCTTACCCATATCAAAATCGTTCAGGTCATGGGCGGGAGTTATTTTCACGCAACCCGTGCCGAAAGTGGGATCAACATATTCATCGCCAATGATCGGAATTTCTCGTTGTAGAATTGGCAGAGTTACAGTTTTACCAATGAGATGTTTGTAGCGATCGTCATTGGGATTGACTGCTACAGCCGTATCACCCAGCATCGTTTCTGGTCGAGTTGTCGCCACCTCTACAAAACCGGAACCATCGGTGAGGGGATAGCGGAAGTGCCAGAGATTTCCATTCACCTCTTGATTTTCCACTTCCACATCAGACACCGCCGACTGAGAAGCAGGACACCAGTTAACTAAATATTCACCACGATAAATTAAGCCTTCCTCGTAAAGGCGAGTAAATGCCTCCACAACAGCCTTAGATAAACCCTCATCCAGAGTAAACCTTTCCCGTGACCAGTCCACCGAGACACCCAAGCGTCGTAGCTGATTCAGAATCGTTCCCTCAGACTCCGCCTTCCATTGCCAAGCGCGTTCTAGGAACTTCTCGCGCCCCAACTCGTAGCGAGTCTTACCCTCTTTTTTGAGTTGCTTTTCCAGCATACTATGTACAGCGATGCTGGCGTGGTCAGTTCCGGGTAGCCACAGGGTATTACGTCCCTGCATCCGGTGGTAGCGCACGAGGGTATCAATCAACGCACTTTCAAAAGCGTGACCCATGTGCAAACTGCCAGTGACATTCGGCGGTGGAATGACGATGCAGTAGGGTTCGCCGCCTTTGTTGGGGTCAGCTTTGTAAACTTGGTTGTCTTCCCAGAATTTTTGCCACTTGGCTTCAGTGGAAAAGGGGTCGTAGAGACTGGGGAGATTGGGAATAGTTGCGGTCATGCTGGGCAAACTAACTATGGAAGGACTCTAATAAATTTTGCCACAGGGTTGGAGAGGGTTTGTTTAGCAATTCTCTAAATCGTGGATGTACCCTGAAAAAATCTATCTGGAAATGCGAAATTTATTTTTGACCCTTGTAGTTATCTTGCATAAATTCCGTAGCTAACATCTGTATATTCATCCAGAAAGACTTATGAAATTGAAACCAGGTTTATTTCAACTCATAGTATTCGTTATTACTGTATCGCTACTTGCTTCTTGTGCGACAACCCCAGAAGCAAGACAGTCAGATTGTATTTCCACAACGTCGCCGAACGCTAAACAACAACCCAATAACTGTTCACCCTCATCTAATGGTAGCGGCAGATCGAGTGGTTACTCTGGTGGGAGTAGCATTACAAGACCCGGTTTTGGTAATTCATCGGAGGCCGGGACTTCCAATGGTTCTGCCAAGGGTCGTAGTGGTTTTGGTAGTTTCGGTCGCGGTGGTCATGCGGGTGGATAAAAGAGTTATGAATATTTTCAACAGTCCTCAACGAAAGCGTCTATTTCAGTCAATGAAAATGGGTTGGTACAACTTTGCTCCTATTGAAGAAGGAACAGGTATACCTCTGACTGACCAAGAAACACCTTACGCTCTTTATTATTGCCATCAAGTCTTACCGCAGACGATACAAGAAATCCAGCAAGCGTCAGAATTAGTCGGTAGTGTTTTAACCCAAGTGTGGCAAATTATCCGCACTCTTGATGAGGATACACTACTTTACTATGGATTTCCGGAAGCTACCATCAAGTTAGTTAAATATGACTTTCTCGCACCATTTTGTATGCGTCTTGACTGGTGCTGGAATCAAGAAAAGGGGATAAAAAAGGTAGTAGAAACTAATCCCCAAACTCCTAGCTTTTGGTTTGAGTGTACGGACGGCAATAATAAAGTTGCCAGACATTTTGGATTGCAAGAACCAGATTTAAATGTTCAAAAAACTTTAAAAATAACACTTAATCAGCATGTAAATAGAGCCGCATTAAATTTGGGTAAACCAGTTACAGATTGTCGCGTAGCATTTACAGCTTTGAATAATGCCGAAGATTTAGGTACTATGCGATGGCTAAGAAATTACTTGGAGTCAAAAAGCACCATTTTACCCTTAGAATATCTTGGCATCAAAGATGGTAAGTATTTATTTGACCAGAGAACAAAAAAACCAATAGATATACTCTTTATGTGGTATCCAGTGGAATGGCTAATCCATGATACTGATGAAAAAGGTGAAAGATTATGGCCGGCTCTAGAGCAACTAATTTTTGAGAATAAAATTGTGATTGTGAACTTTGGTTCTGCCTTCGCACTGCAACCAAAAAGTATATTTGCTCTAATTACAGATTTGGGATATGACTTTTTTTCTAACAAAGATGCTGGGACAGTCTGGGAATATTTTCCTAAAACATCACTGAGTGCAACAGCAATAGGTAATTCATACTTTGCCAAACCTATTTTAGGAAGAGAAGGTGAAGGAGGATTTGCAGTTAATTCAGGTAAAATCTCTGTGCGTAGTAGTAATAATGACCCTTGGTACACACAACAAAATTATGTTTATCAAGAGTTATTAGAATTTCCTAAATTAGAAATTGATGGCAAGTCGATGACTCAGGTTTGGGGAGCTTGGCTATATAACAATGGTCATGACAAATTTATATCTGGAGGTGTAGGAATCCGCCTTTCTGAAGGGGAAATTACAGATAACTTATCCTATTGGTGTCCTATTGGATGCTAATTTTAATAACACCGATAATTAGAGGCAAACATGAAACCTCAAACCACCACCCCTTCGCCCTGGACATACATACCCACCCTCTACTTTACCTCTGGCATACCTTATATCATCATCAATACAGTTTCTGTAATCTTTTACAAAAAGCTCGGAATAGATAATACTCAAATTGCCTTGTGGACAAGTTTTCTCTATCTACCTTGGGTCATCAAAATGTTTTGGGGCCCAATTGTCGATATTTATTCTACCAAACGTCAATGGATACTTTATACCCAATTTGCGATGTTCGCTTGTTTGGGTTTGATAGCCTTTTCCTTGCAACTGCCAAATTTCTTTTT
It includes:
- the cysC gene encoding adenylyl-sulfate kinase; its protein translation is MKQQEYGVTVWFTGLSGAGKTTICKFVEKELRIQGYRVEVLDGDAVRQNLCKGLGFSKEDREENIRRIGFVAHLLTRNNVIVLVSAISPYREIREQVRQSIPHFIEVYVNASLEVCEQRDVKGLYKKARSGEIKHFTGIDDPYEIPLRPEVECKTNQESVAQSATKVLEKLEELGYIVASNELFMS
- a CDS encoding glutathionylspermidine synthase family protein is translated as MNIFNSPQRKRLFQSMKMGWYNFAPIEEGTGIPLTDQETPYALYYCHQVLPQTIQEIQQASELVGSVLTQVWQIIRTLDEDTLLYYGFPEATIKLVKYDFLAPFCMRLDWCWNQEKGIKKVVETNPQTPSFWFECTDGNNKVARHFGLQEPDLNVQKTLKITLNQHVNRAALNLGKPVTDCRVAFTALNNAEDLGTMRWLRNYLESKSTILPLEYLGIKDGKYLFDQRTKKPIDILFMWYPVEWLIHDTDEKGERLWPALEQLIFENKIVIVNFGSAFALQPKSIFALITDLGYDFFSNKDAGTVWEYFPKTSLSATAIGNSYFAKPILGREGEGGFAVNSGKISVRSSNNDPWYTQQNYVYQELLEFPKLEIDGKSMTQVWGAWLYNNGHDKFISGGVGIRLSEGEITDNLSYWCPIGC
- a CDS encoding valine--tRNA ligase; the encoded protein is MTATIPNLPSLYDPFSTEAKWQKFWEDNQVYKADPNKGGEPYCIVIPPPNVTGSLHMGHAFESALIDTLVRYHRMQGRNTLWLPGTDHASIAVHSMLEKQLKKEGKTRYELGREKFLERAWQWKAESEGTILNQLRRLGVSVDWSRERFTLDEGLSKAVVEAFTRLYEEGLIYRGEYLVNWCPASQSAVSDVEVENQEVNGNLWHFRYPLTDGSGFVEVATTRPETMLGDTAVAVNPNDDRYKHLIGKTVTLPILQREIPIIGDEYVDPTFGTGCVKITPAHDLNDFDMGKRHNLPFINIMNKDGTLNANAGEFQGQDRFVARKNVVSRLEADGFLVKIEDYKHTVPYSDRGKVPIEPLLSTQWFVKIRPLADNTLEFLDQQTSPEFVPQRWTKVYRDWLVKLTDWCISRQLWWGHQIPAWYAVSETDGQITDNTPFVVAKLETEAWEKAKSQFGENVQLEQDPDVLDTWFSAGLWPFSTLGWPEQTQDLATYYPTTTLVTGFDIIFFWVARMTMMAGHFTQQIPFQTVYIHGLVLDEKGQKMSKTKGNGIDPLLLIDKYGTDALRYTLIREVAGAGQDIRLEYDRKKDESASVEASRNFANKLWNAARFVMMNLDGQTPQQLGNPVATELSDRWIISRYHQVIKQTTNYIDNYGLGEAAKGLYEFIWGDFCDQYIELVKSRLQADADPVSRRVAQQTLGYILEGIMKLLHPFMPHITEEIWQTLTQQSTDSPQTLPLQIYPQVDAKLIDSALEEQFELLIATIRTIRNLRAEADIKPGVKVTANLQTESEKEREILTAGQDYIKDLAKVGTLTITDKQENQTVAAKKPQRGLKTIGLIIVAIVFGRVGLAAGNAIDDIPIIGTFFELVGFGYTAWFVSQNLLTAQARQKLWRQFFPQKELEQSQEPENAIAGVIGTIQVLIPLSGVVDIEVVRAKLEKSLSKAEAEVQSLSTRLNNPSFVDRARADVVQGARDALAEAQKQAEILRERLKGLS
- the recN gene encoding DNA repair protein RecN encodes the protein MLLCLRIENFALIDQLELEFGAGLNVLTGETGAGKSIILDAIDAALGGKVSSRVIRTGTSRAMVEATFTSNAPLAAWLTEQEIDLLDENSVVISREITATASNIRSRSRVNGVLVNRQIMGGMRDRLVEITAQGQTVQVGQSAQVRDWLDLYGGDSLMQQRHKVATSFSAYQQAILALEKRRTSERERLQQLDLLTYQVQELGAANLSEPDELEQLGQERERLNHVVDLQQMSYKVYQALYQNDNETPAAGDLLGDSEAILNDMVEYDTQLQPLLELVRDAQAAVMEVGRQINAYGDGLEADPHRLEEVEERIQELKQICRKYGPTLTEAIAYYQRIQGELAQLNDSEQSIESLEQQEKACFEKLTQTSNQLTQLRSKAAANLESRLIAELKPLAMEKVKFLVEIVPAPPTAMGADKITFMFSSNPGEPLQPLTEVASGGEMSRFLLALKACFSQVDVAGTMVFDEIDVGVSGRVAQAIAEKLHQLSQRNQVLCVTHQPLVAAMADRHFRVDKQTINQGKGKKANNDNAEQRTVVRVTTLDNLNTRREELAQLAGGKSASDAITFAESLLLQAANHRQKIKN
- a CDS encoding ABC1 kinase family protein, which codes for MIVKTLPPSSRPIQEDSRNGINSRGELDVIDVVPENGTPSLVVRSPRLLAAQQLRTTAQPEILYDPVGIAAHYQNRKMQVVRRIFAVLGPALSFVFGLWSDSKRGIVVKNDRRRATQLRVLLTKLGPAYIKIGQALSTRPDLVPPVYLEELTKLQDQLPPFPNEIAYQFIKEELGAPPEEVYAELSAQPIAAASLGQVYKGKLKTGEEVAVKVQRPDLREGITIDLYILRNLASWVQKKVKRVRSDLVGILDELGDRIFEEMDYIHEGENAERFFELYGHMKDVYVPKIYWEYTNRRVLTMEWINGTKLTQTEEISAQGIDARYLIEVGVQCSLRQLLEHGFFHADPHPGNLLATTDGKLAYLDFGMMSEIKPPQRYGLIEAIVHVVNRDFEGLAKDYVKLDFLSPETDLTPIIPAFARVFADAEGASVADLNIKSITDELSALMYEYPFRVPPYYALIIRSLVTLEGIAIYIDPNFKVLSEAYPYVSKRLLTDPAPQLRASLQDLLFKDGRFRWNRLENLLKNARNSQDYDFNLVLNQGIEFLASERGAFIRDKLVDESVNGLDALGKNVLHNFTYLLRERVGLTAVNETPAATVEQQQTLEHIKRILGILRETRGFDPMELAPKIAQLLVNSDVQRLGQQIANRFTQKAVARLIRQLLAS